In Deinococcus psychrotolerans, a genomic segment contains:
- a CDS encoding DivIVA domain-containing protein: MSDFFKGGGDPEAGQPIKTILAGAAEPQLLPSPSSSRRGQIMPLDVQHQEFSSGWRGYRKADVQAYLSEVAQSLEADLRERAALEQRLSELQRQIHDYKAAEDELRRTVVAAERIGHELKEQSRQEAMLTVQKAEHRSALLLEVAKNREQEALERHESRLRELESTFSVRRAQLESLYQAQEHELENRARERSAALEREFSARHADLSGRLSSAHTEYAQFMSQYRAVSQAFAQAANAHLLPDTAGLASYQIGEGTVSKSQRPSAVELSKGGQSDTPSSGVQQSGAQQPNTKQPDAKQLSPEVAAVQIEEQRF; this comes from the coding sequence CAAAACCATTCTGGCAGGAGCCGCAGAACCCCAGCTTTTGCCGTCACCGAGTTCGAGTCGGCGCGGCCAAATTATGCCGCTGGACGTGCAGCACCAAGAATTCAGCTCGGGATGGCGCGGCTACCGCAAAGCCGACGTGCAGGCTTACCTCTCGGAAGTGGCGCAGTCGCTGGAAGCCGATTTGCGCGAGCGGGCCGCCCTCGAACAGCGCCTGAGCGAACTGCAGCGCCAGATTCACGATTACAAAGCGGCCGAAGACGAACTGCGCCGCACGGTGGTGGCCGCTGAACGCATCGGCCACGAACTCAAGGAGCAGTCGCGCCAAGAAGCCATGCTGACGGTTCAGAAGGCCGAACACCGCTCGGCTCTGCTGCTGGAAGTCGCCAAAAACCGCGAGCAAGAAGCCTTGGAGCGTCACGAAAGCCGCCTGCGCGAACTCGAAAGCACCTTCAGCGTGCGCCGCGCTCAACTCGAATCGCTGTACCAAGCCCAAGAGCACGAGCTGGAAAACCGCGCCCGCGAGCGCTCGGCAGCGCTGGAGCGCGAATTCAGCGCCCGCCACGCCGACTTGAGTGGCCGTCTCAGCTCGGCCCATACCGAGTACGCCCAGTTCATGTCGCAGTACCGCGCCGTGTCGCAGGCCTTCGCGCAGGCCGCCAACGCCCATTTGCTGCCGGACACGGCGGGTCTGGCGAGTTACCAGATCGGCGAAGGTACTGTCAGCAAGTCGCAGCGGCCCAGCGCGGTTGAACTGAGTAAGGGGGGGCAGTCCGATACCCCATCATCCGGCGTTCAGCAGTCCGGCGCTCAACAACCCAACACCAAGCAGCCCGACGCCAAGCAACTCAGCCCCGAAGTCGCCGCCGTACAAATCGAGGAGCAGCGCTTTTAG